Proteins from a single region of Chryseobacterium sp. W4I1:
- a CDS encoding Crp/Fnr family transcriptional regulator, whose translation MIQELLNSGLHWEKKEFKRNEFLKISGSTDTDIYFVENGSVRIFMMDENEERIIRFGYTGNIIVSLDSFLSGKPSCFYIQAIKKTSVRIASKRDFYEFIHSSDENLKFWNSILEDLVLQQLEREKDLLTSLPRERFERVLKRSPKLFQEIPNKYIANYLRMSPETLSRLKKS comes from the coding sequence ATGATTCAAGAACTGCTTAACAGTGGCCTTCATTGGGAAAAAAAGGAATTCAAAAGAAATGAATTTCTAAAGATTTCAGGAAGTACAGATACAGATATTTATTTTGTTGAAAATGGCAGCGTCAGGATCTTTATGATGGATGAAAATGAAGAACGGATCATCCGTTTCGGATATACAGGAAATATTATTGTTTCCCTGGATTCATTTTTGTCAGGGAAACCATCCTGTTTTTATATTCAGGCGATCAAAAAAACAAGCGTAAGGATAGCTTCTAAAAGAGATTTTTACGAATTTATTCATTCAAGTGATGAGAATCTTAAGTTTTGGAACAGTATTCTGGAAGATCTTGTTTTGCAGCAGCTCGAAAGAGAGAAAGACCTGCTGACCAGCTTGCCTAGGGAACGTTTTGAAAGAGTATTAAAAAGAAGTCCGAAGCTGTTTCAGGAAATCCCCAATAAATATATTGCCAATTATCTCAGAATGTCCCCGGAAACTTTGTCCAGGCTAAAAAAATCTTGA
- a CDS encoding GNAT family N-acetyltransferase, with the protein MKFSIQTVLENQEYQLIPLQQGDFESLYEVASDPKVWEQHPNPDRYKREVFESFFKGAMESEGAFKIIEKSSGDVLGSTRFYNFDEEENRIFIGYTFYGIKSWGKGINPQIKKIMLDYIFQFVDKVHFHIGKENFRSQTALQRIGGKKIAEEEVAYFAEPTRTNFVYEIKKEDHYEKV; encoded by the coding sequence ATGAAATTTTCAATACAAACTGTTTTAGAAAATCAGGAATATCAACTAATCCCCTTACAGCAAGGGGATTTTGAATCTTTATATGAAGTAGCTTCCGATCCTAAAGTTTGGGAACAGCACCCAAATCCGGACCGTTATAAAAGAGAAGTCTTTGAATCCTTTTTTAAGGGCGCTATGGAAAGCGAAGGAGCATTTAAGATTATTGAAAAATCTTCAGGTGATGTTTTAGGCAGTACCCGTTTTTATAACTTTGATGAAGAGGAAAACCGTATTTTCATAGGCTACACCTTCTATGGAATAAAATCCTGGGGTAAAGGAATTAATCCACAGATTAAGAAAATAATGCTCGATTATATTTTCCAGTTTGTAGATAAAGTACATTTTCATATTGGTAAAGAGAACTTTCGTTCACAGACTGCCTTACAAAGAATTGGCGGAAAGAAGATTGCAGAAGAGGAAGTTGCTTATTTTGCAGAGCCTACCAGAACCAATTTTGTGTATGAGATAAAAAAAGAGGACCATTATGAAAAAGTATAA
- a CDS encoding rhomboid family intramembrane serine protease: protein MVIAGFGLISFKGDDLLSWGANYRPVTTDGQWWRLVTNTFMHGGLMHISANIFGLLFVGVFLEPLLGKTRYLLVYLITGILASATSIWWYPATVSIGASGAIFGLYGFFLAALLLKVFPPDFGKAFLLSTLVFVGFNLLMGLTGGVDNAAHIGGLLIGFIIGIVMSRQLKLKIDMQNEE, encoded by the coding sequence ATGGTTATTGCTGGTTTTGGCCTTATATCTTTCAAAGGAGATGATTTATTAAGCTGGGGAGCTAATTACAGACCAGTCACGACTGACGGCCAATGGTGGAGGCTTGTGACAAATACTTTTATGCATGGTGGGCTTATGCACATTTCAGCCAATATATTTGGGCTTTTATTTGTAGGTGTTTTCCTTGAACCGCTTTTGGGAAAGACCAGATATTTACTTGTTTATTTGATAACAGGGATATTAGCAAGTGCTACCAGTATATGGTGGTATCCTGCTACAGTAAGTATTGGAGCTTCGGGTGCAATTTTTGGACTTTATGGTTTCTTTCTAGCAGCGTTATTACTTAAAGTATTCCCACCTGATTTTGGAAAAGCATTTTTGTTAAGCACACTTGTTTTTGTTGGCTTTAATTTACTTATGGGTCTTACTGGTGGTGTTGATAATGCTGCCCATATTGGAGGCCTCTTAATTGGATTTATCATTGGAATTGTAATGTCAAGACAGCTTAAATTAAAAATTGATATGCAGAACGAAGAGTAG
- a CDS encoding isocitrate lyase/phosphoenolpyruvate mutase family protein — translation MTAIQQFRELHQQNNPLLIGNVWDVQSAKVYEKLGYQAVATSSSAVAFTLGYEDGENMSFDEYFYIIERILKSISIPLSVDLEGGYGKTADEIVLNISRLAKAGVVGINIEDSVIIDGTRKLLSTHDFHEKLNAVILKLKEQDIEIFVNVRIDPFLLGVENATEETIQRIKIIEKAEADGIFVPCITDVQDIECVINGSKLPFSVMCMPELPDFKTLKRLGVKRISSGNFLNGYIYGQLETALKAIGEAESFSPIFKI, via the coding sequence ATGACAGCAATTCAGCAATTCAGAGAACTGCATCAGCAGAATAATCCATTATTAATAGGAAATGTTTGGGATGTTCAGAGTGCAAAGGTGTATGAAAAATTAGGTTATCAGGCAGTAGCCACTTCAAGCTCGGCCGTGGCCTTTACCCTGGGATATGAAGATGGGGAGAACATGAGCTTTGATGAATATTTTTATATCATTGAAAGAATTTTAAAATCCATATCCATTCCATTGTCCGTAGACCTGGAGGGAGGTTATGGGAAAACTGCAGATGAAATTGTTTTAAACATTTCCAGACTGGCAAAGGCAGGCGTAGTTGGAATCAATATCGAAGACAGTGTTATCATTGACGGAACCAGAAAACTATTGAGTACGCATGATTTCCATGAAAAATTAAATGCAGTTATTCTCAAACTTAAAGAGCAGGATATTGAAATTTTTGTCAATGTAAGAATAGATCCGTTTCTATTAGGCGTAGAAAATGCCACAGAAGAAACCATCCAAAGGATAAAAATCATTGAAAAAGCAGAAGCGGACGGAATTTTTGTTCCCTGCATTACTGATGTACAAGACATTGAATGCGTTATAAATGGCTCAAAGCTTCCCTTCAGTGTCATGTGTATGCCCGAACTTCCGGATTTTAAAACCCTTAAAAGGTTAGGCGTTAAAAGAATTTCATCAGGAAATTTCTTAAATGGCTATATTTATGGGCAATTGGAAACCGCATTAAAAGCCATTGGGGAGGCCGAAAGTTTTTCTCCAATTTTTAAAATATAA
- a CDS encoding cupin domain-containing protein, giving the protein MKKYKIQKSPFVVPTTDGKLIEEHWGNSTGNSNISIAHMVAPPNWSEPHQTPEFDEFTLIISGKKQFEIDGEIIILEKGQSILIEKGARVRYSNPFSEPCDYIAICLPACSMDLVNREE; this is encoded by the coding sequence ATGAAAAAGTATAAAATCCAGAAATCACCATTCGTTGTTCCTACCACAGACGGGAAGCTGATTGAGGAGCATTGGGGAAATTCTACCGGAAATTCCAATATTTCTATTGCCCATATGGTAGCCCCTCCAAACTGGAGCGAGCCTCATCAGACTCCTGAATTTGATGAATTTACCCTCATTATCTCAGGGAAAAAGCAGTTCGAGATCGATGGTGAAATTATCATTCTGGAAAAAGGACAGAGCATCCTTATAGAAAAAGGAGCAAGAGTACGTTACAGCAACCCGTTCTCAGAACCCTGCGACTATATCGCAATTTGCCTTCCTGCATGTTCTATGGATCTGGTGAACAGGGAAGAATAG
- a CDS encoding DUF1203 domain-containing protein — MNNFKFEALNHLDFEYLNDLSEAELAENTIKKMKVDQFPGFPCRTTLEDARIGETVFLLNYDFHDVSSPYRTGGPVFVRANQLTKTYAQNKIPVMFNHRLLSIRGYSKEAMMIFAEVSEGQFLKDRLLQILENPEIEYLHLHNAKPGCFNCTVKRI; from the coding sequence ATGAATAATTTTAAATTTGAAGCATTAAATCATTTAGATTTTGAATATTTAAATGATTTATCAGAAGCTGAACTGGCAGAGAATACTATTAAAAAGATGAAAGTAGACCAATTCCCGGGTTTTCCTTGCAGAACCACTTTGGAAGATGCCAGGATCGGTGAAACGGTTTTTCTCCTCAACTATGATTTTCATGATGTCAGTTCTCCGTATCGGACCGGCGGGCCGGTTTTTGTACGGGCCAATCAATTAACAAAAACATATGCACAAAACAAAATTCCTGTAATGTTCAATCATAGACTGTTATCAATTCGGGGGTACAGTAAAGAGGCAATGATGATTTTTGCTGAGGTTTCTGAAGGTCAGTTTTTAAAAGACAGACTTTTGCAAATTCTGGAAAATCCAGAGATTGAATATCTACATTTGCATAATGCAAAACCGGGATGTTTTAATTGTACGGTAAAAAGAATATAA
- a CDS encoding DinB family protein, whose protein sequence is MKISTSQLLNELRTMTQDHMQYAEKLLGQPDEKLNSRVSNDSWSILECLEHLNRYGNFYIPEINKRISSSQTSSTPVFETGNLGNYFAKSMLPKEKMNKMKTFKNMDPINSQLDKNVVKEFIKQQNQLIELLQRADQINLNKVKTSISISKSIKLRLGDTFRFVIYHNKRHLQQAERVLINL, encoded by the coding sequence ATGAAAATTTCTACATCACAATTATTGAATGAATTAAGAACAATGACTCAGGATCATATGCAGTATGCAGAAAAACTTTTGGGGCAGCCGGATGAAAAACTGAATTCCAGAGTTTCCAATGACAGTTGGAGCATATTGGAATGCCTTGAACATCTCAACCGTTATGGAAACTTTTATATTCCTGAAATTAATAAAAGAATTTCTTCTTCACAAACTTCTTCCACGCCTGTTTTTGAAACCGGAAATTTAGGGAATTACTTTGCTAAATCTATGCTTCCCAAGGAAAAAATGAACAAAATGAAAACTTTCAAAAACATGGATCCAATCAATAGTCAGCTCGATAAAAATGTAGTGAAAGAATTTATAAAACAGCAGAACCAGTTAATAGAATTACTTCAGAGAGCAGATCAGATCAATCTTAATAAAGTCAAAACCAGTATCAGTATTTCAAAATCAATAAAGCTCAGGCTGGGCGATACTTTCCGTTTTGTGATTTATCATAATAAAAGACACCTTCAACAGGCCGAAAGAGTTTTAATAAACCTTTAA
- a CDS encoding PEGA domain-containing protein: MKNKLSIVLWLGITLSTTSCATIFTGTKDSISFTSTPEGAKVFHKGVEKCVTPCTAEISRGLSKQTVTFEKEGFADKEVKLTKTFNPVTLVNILLGGAIGVGIDAATGSLTKYSPKAYTVELEAK; the protein is encoded by the coding sequence ATGAAAAACAAATTATCTATTGTACTATGGTTAGGGATTACCCTTTCTACAACTTCATGCGCAACCATTTTTACCGGGACTAAAGATTCCATATCTTTTACTTCGACTCCGGAAGGTGCCAAAGTATTCCATAAAGGAGTTGAAAAATGTGTGACACCGTGTACCGCTGAAATTTCAAGAGGATTAAGCAAACAAACGGTTACATTTGAAAAAGAGGGTTTTGCTGATAAAGAAGTGAAGTTGACAAAAACTTTTAATCCTGTAACATTAGTAAATATTCTTCTTGGTGGAGCTATAGGTGTCGGAATTGATGCTGCAACAGGCTCTCTGACTAAATATTCTCCGAAAGCATATACCGTTGAATTGGAAGCAAAATAA
- a CDS encoding DUF2911 domain-containing protein: MKKLVLALCISASALSFAQDYSVPAASPRQKVEQQFSMSKISIDYGRPGVKGRKIFGELVPYGQVWRAGANSSTKITFGQSVNFGGKMVPAGTYGLFIVPTEKEWKVILNKDFQQWGAYTYDPKQDVVDVTVPVNKLADKQEWFEITLNPTDENSGNLVIKWDTAQAEVALKPAKPDAVIKISDKLKEIKKIESDAAKTKS; this comes from the coding sequence GTGAAAAAGTTAGTATTAGCACTTTGCATATCAGCTTCGGCTTTAAGTTTTGCTCAGGATTATTCAGTACCGGCAGCAAGTCCGCGCCAGAAGGTAGAGCAGCAGTTTTCAATGTCCAAAATCAGTATTGATTATGGAAGACCGGGAGTGAAAGGACGTAAAATTTTCGGAGAACTTGTTCCTTACGGCCAGGTTTGGAGAGCAGGCGCCAACTCATCCACCAAAATTACATTCGGACAGTCTGTGAATTTCGGAGGGAAAATGGTTCCGGCAGGAACTTACGGGTTGTTTATCGTTCCTACAGAAAAAGAATGGAAAGTGATTTTAAATAAAGATTTCCAGCAGTGGGGAGCGTATACTTATGATCCTAAACAGGATGTGGTAGATGTTACTGTACCTGTAAACAAACTGGCTGACAAGCAGGAATGGTTTGAAATTACATTGAATCCTACAGATGAAAACTCAGGAAACTTAGTCATCAAATGGGATACGGCTCAGGCAGAAGTTGCTTTGAAACCTGCAAAACCGGATGCCGTGATCAAAATTTCAGATAAGCTTAAAGAAATTAAGAAAATAGAATCAGACGCTGCAAAAACAAAAAGTTAA
- a CDS encoding HAD family phosphatase: MEIKNIIFDFGGVLVDWNPRYFFKDYFNDDEKMEYFLEHIAQSEWNEEQDRGRLLSEGTDIQVKKFPEWEKELRAYYDNWTIMLKSDIPENVEVLRRLENTDYHLFGLTNWSEETFPYALENYDFFQIFDGKIVVSGTEKLIKPDPKIWHVLMDRYDINASESVFIDDNPKNIEMAHSLGFSTIKVNPDTNLEQELAILGVKF, translated from the coding sequence ATGGAAATTAAGAACATTATCTTCGATTTCGGAGGGGTTTTAGTGGATTGGAATCCAAGATATTTTTTCAAAGATTATTTCAATGATGATGAAAAAATGGAATACTTTCTGGAGCACATCGCCCAGTCTGAATGGAATGAAGAACAGGACCGCGGAAGACTTTTATCTGAGGGAACGGATATTCAGGTGAAAAAGTTTCCGGAGTGGGAGAAGGAACTCAGAGCTTATTATGACAACTGGACGATAATGCTGAAAAGTGATATCCCGGAGAATGTAGAGGTCTTAAGACGTTTGGAAAATACGGATTATCATTTATTCGGGTTGACCAACTGGTCGGAGGAAACGTTTCCTTATGCCCTTGAAAATTATGATTTCTTTCAGATTTTTGATGGAAAGATCGTAGTTTCAGGAACAGAAAAGCTGATTAAGCCTGATCCAAAAATATGGCATGTTTTGATGGACAGATATGATATCAATGCAAGCGAATCCGTTTTCATTGATGATAATCCTAAAAATATCGAAATGGCTCATTCATTGGGGTTCAGTACAATTAAGGTGAATCCTGATACGAATCTGGAACAGGAATTGGCTATCTTGGGAGTAAAATTCTAA
- a CDS encoding bifunctional transcriptional activator/DNA repair enzyme AdaA codes for MKLTEERMYQASLEKDSLFEGIYWMAVKTTGIFCRPTCTARKPKRENVEFFINTEKAIENGYRPCKICRPLEKLNETPRYIQNLLDELQQNESLKIKDADLLKKNIEPVTIRRWFLKNHGMTFQAFQRQFRMNKAFKKIKNGENIIEVALESGYESLSGFNERFKDIIGTTPNNTGHQKIIDLKRIETPLGPMFACACEEGICLLEFTDRKNIDLQLTRLSKAMSAEIVQGENKHFKQLEEELNEYFERKRTRFEVPLYIIGTDFQKKVWKLLTEIPKGETRTYKQQSEFLGNPKAVRAVGTANGINKIAIIIPCHRVIGSDGELVGYAGGIWRKQKLLELEGAILF; via the coding sequence ATGAAACTTACAGAAGAAAGAATGTACCAGGCATCTTTAGAAAAAGATTCCTTATTTGAAGGCATCTACTGGATGGCTGTAAAAACGACAGGTATATTCTGCCGGCCCACCTGTACTGCCCGGAAACCAAAGAGAGAAAATGTAGAATTCTTTATCAATACAGAAAAAGCCATAGAAAACGGCTACAGACCTTGTAAAATATGCCGGCCGCTTGAAAAACTGAATGAAACACCCCGCTATATCCAGAATCTTTTGGATGAGCTGCAACAGAATGAATCATTAAAGATCAAAGATGCAGACCTTCTGAAAAAGAATATTGAACCGGTGACCATCAGACGCTGGTTCCTAAAGAATCATGGGATGACATTCCAGGCTTTTCAAAGACAATTCAGAATGAATAAAGCATTTAAGAAAATAAAAAACGGTGAAAATATCATAGAAGTGGCACTGGAATCAGGCTACGAAAGTTTAAGCGGCTTCAATGAGCGGTTTAAAGATATCATTGGGACTACCCCTAACAATACCGGCCATCAGAAAATTATTGACCTGAAAAGAATAGAAACCCCATTAGGCCCGATGTTTGCCTGTGCATGTGAAGAAGGAATCTGCCTGCTTGAATTTACAGACCGGAAAAATATAGACCTGCAACTTACCCGGCTTTCAAAAGCGATGAGTGCAGAAATCGTCCAGGGAGAAAATAAACACTTCAAACAGTTGGAAGAAGAACTGAATGAGTACTTTGAGCGAAAAAGGACAAGGTTTGAGGTACCTCTTTATATTATCGGAACTGATTTTCAGAAGAAAGTCTGGAAGCTTTTAACGGAAATACCCAAAGGAGAAACCCGTACCTACAAACAACAATCTGAATTTTTGGGCAACCCAAAAGCCGTACGTGCTGTAGGAACAGCTAATGGAATCAATAAAATCGCCATCATCATTCCCTGTCACAGGGTAATAGGCTCAGATGGTGAACTGGTGGGCTATGCCGGAGGAATATGGAGAAAACAAAAGCTTCTGGAATTGGAAGGGGCCATTTTGTTTTAA
- a CDS encoding dienelactone hydrolase family protein — translation MIRTILLTACIMTTGTLFSQKLKPIAYQDGSQKLNGLVTSNAGKKLPGVLILPAWKGIDDEAKTAAAELEKQGYIAFIADIYGEGNIPTDNASAGKTAGYYKQNYDAYQKRISLALEQLKKNGAVSNKIAVIGYCFGGTGALESARGSLPVVGVVSIHGSIGKDQTRKNGPISTKILVENPADDQGVTPEDYNNLIKEMNEGNADWQIITYAHSKHTFTDPKSPDYNEVMAKRAWNYTLMFLKEILK, via the coding sequence ATGATACGCACTATTTTATTAACCGCATGCATCATGACTACAGGAACACTTTTCAGCCAAAAGCTCAAACCAATTGCTTACCAGGATGGTTCACAGAAACTCAATGGACTGGTAACCTCCAATGCAGGGAAAAAACTTCCGGGAGTTCTGATCCTTCCTGCCTGGAAAGGAATAGACGATGAAGCTAAAACTGCAGCTGCCGAACTTGAAAAGCAGGGATATATTGCTTTCATTGCCGACATTTACGGGGAAGGAAATATTCCCACAGACAATGCTTCTGCAGGTAAAACGGCAGGATATTATAAGCAGAATTATGATGCCTACCAGAAACGTATTTCTCTGGCTCTGGAACAGCTGAAGAAAAACGGGGCTGTTTCCAATAAAATTGCTGTGATCGGATATTGCTTCGGTGGTACGGGTGCTTTGGAATCTGCAAGAGGAAGTCTTCCTGTAGTGGGAGTAGTTTCCATTCATGGGAGTATCGGAAAAGATCAGACGAGAAAAAATGGACCTATTTCCACAAAGATATTGGTTGAAAATCCTGCGGATGATCAGGGAGTAACTCCGGAAGATTATAATAACCTGATCAAGGAAATGAATGAAGGCAATGCAGACTGGCAAATCATTACGTATGCTCATTCAAAACATACATTCACCGATCCGAAATCACCTGATTACAATGAAGTAATGGCTAAAAGAGCCTGGAATTATACGCTGATGTTTCTGAAAGAAATTTTGAAATAA